The Vigna angularis cultivar LongXiaoDou No.4 chromosome 6, ASM1680809v1, whole genome shotgun sequence genome contains the following window.
atatttataagaGAATAAGTACTCCTTTAAATTAATATAGACACTTTTATGTTGATTCAatttgagcttttcttttctttctctttttcacctTAGGTGTAGAAATTAAAGCATCTTAATTAGATTTTGATAACCATTATATGTCATGCACAGCCAAAAATAAGGAATACCAACAAAATATAtggaacaagaagaaaaaaaagtgatttttttaacaaaataaacatttaaatattttatttttctataactaTTCCAAGGTGGAATAAAAAAAGACAAACCAAgtgaataaaattaacaataaaaacattttttctaCAACGGTTACTTCTTAACAATACCCATAACATATTTCAATTGCAAGATTAATATTTtcgaaaaataaatttaaggtccctttaagttaaaaaaagatAGGAATTGTGTAATTCTTGTAATTGACCTTAATAGTGGCTGACGTCACTATAAAGAAGGAGTGATGGCTTTATTCCAATGGTTTTATGTTGTACGTTTGGATTCGTTCCATTGACACTAAGTGGATGAGCTTAAAATATTTGCCACTTGAAAAGGTTTTCAAGTAAAGAAGAATTAAATGCGATTGGGTAACAAATTAGGcacaattttataaacaataatcCATCAAATATATGTGTCGTGCAAAGATTGAAGACTCGTGAATTTTTGGTTACTCTAGTTCCTTTTTAAACCAAATCATCAAAACTAGACAACAATCTCTCCAAAAAATCTCATTTGATTTTCGTATCATTGGTGAGACGTAGTTAACCATTGCTACGACATTGAAACCAATTTAGAAAAAGATATATACATTTACTCACCAACTAATCTTCCTCAACATTTCTTCTACACGTAACTTTCTCTCTTTAATCACCCTATTTATCCTTACCAAATTATAGGATTTTTTTTGCTCTTTAAGTCAAAGGTTCAAAatagtctatttttttttatgattattgttaatgttgactattttgtttaaatatctAGGAATATTGAGAATCCTGaattatacattatttaaaaattattattattattattgtacaCATATAAACAAATTGAAGCAGCTGAAATGTCATTTTGTTTAGGACAGCTAGCTTGACATTTTGTTAATTgctttaatatttgaaaatttgtcaTGGGAATATTTTGTTCCTATGTGTTTAtctttgttttatataaatatatttttctcttggAAAACCATTTCTCCACATGCTTCAGCCTCCACTTTTTCTACCACATTCTTAAATCAACCTtccaccaatttttttttaaagaaaagtcaaacaaaaaaagttatatgaAATGTTTGGTTCCTAAATTCTAACCTATCATTAAAATGCACGCCAACattctttatatatttctacaCAATTATTTTATGGCCTTTCCCTTCTTGAATTTTAAACACACAAGTAATAAATCTTAattagaagagagagagagaataaaaaaattgataaataaatggagaaaattaaacaaaacattcattcttcaccaaaccagTATAACATTAAGTgctaaaaaattaatcaatccCGATAAACAAAAAATACGTACCCCCAATTTCagtatttttcatatatatatatatatacacacacacatatattattgcataaaataatatatacttacgaaaacgatttttaaggAGAGAACATATGATTCCACTTTATCCAGTTTTGAAGGAAAGCACTATGTAGGATATTGTGAAAACTGAAAAGAATTGTATATATGCATGCATGAATGTGAAACCATTAAACATGTGAAGACTGAAATTGtctggttttgttttgttttccgAAAATGTTTGGCACTGAGGAAGGTGGGGATTGTGCTACATATCCTCAAGATACGGCAAAGTCTTGCAACTTTCCATTTTATACGTCATTAAGATAATATTTGATCAGAGGATTATGATTGTGTTGAATTATGGAATTTGGtaagtgtttgaattttcaatGGCTGTCTAACTTGGTGTGACTTTTCCACTCTAACAATCGAAAGAGACAACTCACTCGCTTACCACCTTgtacataaaatattatgtttgaaGCTACTTCAACGTTAATCTTGGCAGAGTCTTAGTCAACCATCTTTTCTTATTTACcaagttattttagtttttcagactttttcctctttgcttcgACGTGCATGTAGGAAGACCTTTATCTACCGTCTATGGTAAGGAGATTGTGATTGTGGAACAAGACCAACTACTAAGTTCTTGCTATTTCTGTTACTTTTCTCTTCAATCTTACTTTCATACCAAAAAGGTTCTCATATACATCTATGTTATGTTtccatattaaaattttcatggTAGGGTTATTCCAGTCAATTACATAACCCTATTTTATCATTCAACccattgatttatattattgtaatatagttgttttaatttttaagatattattttctattttataagttaaaaaaacaaattcttcCGTCTTCTTTCATCATGTTAATTATTTGGAATGACTTTCTCTGTAACTTATAGCAATTTTTCTACCTTGATGACCCAATTAGTCACACAGTTATAATAAAGTTTATTTAGATTTCCTACTTTAAAATGGAATAATATTCTGcacttaaattgaaataaaatcacaattaaaaaGATGGAATGAAACCCAGTTTTTTTGTTGACCATGGAATGTGAGGTTTTAGGTTGCAATGCTTTGTTTTCATGAACAATAAGTCAAACAAACATCTTAATCATGGAAACACGTCTTTCGGTGGTTGAgtgaattcaaataaaaaaaaataaaaaatcgagtactattatgttttatagtacataatcattaataaattaacaatacagAAAAATGTCACATTAATAGTCACGATCTAATCGAATATGGGATTAGGTTAAAAGAGATTATTAACATTCGATTAGGGCAAAATgccatattaatttatttagtaagAGGACCTGAATCTAACCTAAACTTGtcatatatttttggaaaataataaaatttttataagttaattgtCTTACTTGAAATAGATAAAGGTAGCATATAGATatcatattgttttttttttaatctttgatCCAGAGAAATCAAAACCTATCTAAATTGGAACAAGGAAAAGTTTGAATTGGAATCTAAAATTGGGCTGCTTAGTTTATTTTAGACAATTGTTAGGTGCACCTCTAAGATATCTAACTGCACCCTCATAATTTGAAAAACAACTATTCTGAATTATCTGTTCTTGAAAATCTTTTAGAATAAACACTCTATACTTTCTGGAAcatgatttataaaataatttttttggaacaaaatatttagagtaagtttttcaaaatatatgaaatatattttgtaataagaTTCTCAAAATAAGCTTTCagaatatatgaaataatttttttaatgaaaattttctgAATAAATCTCTTAgaacaaactttttataatatatgaaatgtATTTGAAAAAGGATCTCGTATATTTTGAAATCATAcgaaaatgtttttgaaaatgaatttcttGAAACAAACTTTTTGAAGTATTTGATATTCATTCCGGAATAGAACACGTGgaatatatatgatattttctAATCTAAACTTTTCGAATCAAATTTTCCACCAAATCAttactctctcttttcttcttctttctcgaAGAggatgttataatttttttattgttaatatgggggtgcaggaagaaaaggCTTTTATGTAAAGCATTGTTTTGGGCTCTTATTGTGGCCCGTCTTTTGTGTTTTCGTCGTcgtgacaaaaaaaaaaactactttcTATGATACTGAATGTGCTGTAGGTTCTCTGGTTTCTCAGCCTTACCATCAGAGCACCTCTGGCGAAGTCGATTCCGGCGAGCGAACCGTGTTACCGTCAACGTCGCTGGCAAGGTATTACCATCTTATCCGTTCAATTCATTGTCTCTTATTTTGGAGCAATCAATAGTTGTTCACGCTGTGAACACACTGTCACAGATCCCTTATTTTTGAACTCGCAATTACGCTTAATTAGAGACACAGAGCGGTTCCTATGCAAAACTCTTCTCGCAACACACAAATACTTAtccctcttttctctctatAAAAGGGAGGGTGAATGAAATTTGTGTATGATATTGGGGTTGTATGCTGGGTTCATTTTCATCCCtgtcttactttttttttctctataggAATGCAGATTCTTATCAAAGTAGAATATGGTTGTGTTGCGTTGCGTTGTGACTTATGTTTTACGTTGGAACCATTGGAAAGAAGTTGTGCTCAATTATCCTCATTGTTAAATGTAACTAGCAAAGCCAgtgttgattttgttttaattattgaaaggGTGAACTGAATAATCATCAATTGATGCACTGGTTGTTGTTAATTTAAAACTTGTGTATTTAAATAGCAcaggaaaaataaatatgaaatgcaGGTGAGTTCTGAAATATGAAGTTTTATGTGCTAGTTTGATGTATTTTATTGGCTATTCCGACAGTTCATTTAAACTTGGTGGTGTATCTTTTTTGGGGTATCAGGTTCATGCTGCTGAAACCTCTTTGACTTTTCCAATTAAGCATTTGTTTTACTGTGTCAATGAGAGGCAACATTGGAATAAGGATCCCAAACAACACAATTTCAAATGCCACCAGAAGAACGCTAGTTGCATTTTCTACATCTTCAGGTTTTGGTGATGGCGGACGTGGTCGTGGTCGTGGAGGCTCCGTCCCTGGTTCAGGCCCGTTCAAGTTCAATGAAAGAGCTCCTGGTAAGCCTAATTCCAGTGAGCCCAAATCTGACATGACAGAGTCACCCATTCCTCCTGGTTCTGGTCATGGCCATGGCCGTGGCAAGCCAATGCCTCCGCCAGGTCTTCCTTCTTTCTCATCAATTTTATCTTCCATAAATCAGCCACACGCTGGTCGGGGCCGGGCTACTGTGCCCCACCATCAAAATGATTTGCAATCACCTGCTGGTCGTGGCCGGGGTATTGTACCTCAACCTCCAAATGATTTGCGGTCACCTGCTGGTCGTGGCCGAGCTACTTTACCTCAACCTCCAAGTGATTTGGCGCCACAAGATTCTGGACCCAAAAAACCCATTTTATTCATAAGAGAGGACAATTCTTCTCCAACAACGAGAGATGGTTTTCCTATTGATGTTGAGCATGTTAACAAACTTCCAGCTGGTCGTGGCGGAGCTACTGTATCTCAACCTCCAAATGATTTGGGGCCACCAGATTCTGGACCCAAAAATCCCATTTTATTCAAAAGAGAGGAAAATGCTTCTCCAACAACGAGAGATGGTTTTCCTATTGATGTTGAGCATGTTAACAAACTTCCAGGCAGCATACTAGAAGTGTTGTCTGGACTTGGAAGGGGGAAGCCCATGAAACAGCCAGATCCGGAAACGCAAGTTAGAGAAGAGAACAGGCATCTTCGCGCTCGGCCAGCTCGTGGTGCAGCTGCCTCTGACACTTTGCCTGAGAGACGGGCAATACCAGCCCGGGATGATGCAGTGAGGAATGCACGGAAATTTTTGTCACAAGGTGAGGATGATGGAAGTGGCacaggaagaggaagagggttTAGAGAGAGA
Protein-coding sequences here:
- the LOC108343586 gene encoding uncharacterized protein LOC108343586: MRGNIGIRIPNNTISNATRRTLVAFSTSSGFGDGGRGRGRGGSVPGSGPFKFNERAPGKPNSSEPKSDMTESPIPPGSGHGHGRGKPMPPPGLPSFSSILSSINQPHAGRGRATVPHHQNDLQSPAGRGRGIVPQPPNDLRSPAGRGRATLPQPPSDLAPQDSGPKKPILFIREDNSSPTTRDGFPIDVEHVNKLPAGRGGATVSQPPNDLGPPDSGPKNPILFKREENASPTTRDGFPIDVEHVNKLPGSILEVLSGLGRGKPMKQPDPETQVREENRHLRARPARGAAASDTLPERRAIPARDDAVRNARKFLSQGEDDGSGTGRGRGFRERGGLGRGRGRGRGRGRGIGRGGFRGRDVDERLGRFRDAEDSYATGLYVGDDACGEKLAKKFGPEIMNQLTEAFEEMTDRVLPSPLYDEYLDALDITYAIEFEPEYLVEFDNPDIDEKEPIPLRDALEKMKPFLMAYEGIQSQEEWEEIMEETMARVPLLKKIVDHYSGPDRVTAKKQQQELERVSKTLPESAPSSVKQFTNRAVVSLQSNPGWGFDKKCHFMDKLVWEVSQHYK